The following nucleotide sequence is from Fusarium graminearum PH-1 chromosome 1, whole genome shotgun sequence.
CCAGGAAAGGAAGGCTGGCCACCAGCGATAGCGACTGGACCAATTAACCAACGGTTGTAAGATTCTCAACTGAAACACGCAACACACAGACAATGATTTCATAGAGCAAATAGATATTACAGATTAACTGTCAAATCATTTCATTTCAATCGGCGCTCCAGCGACGACTTGCTCATTACTAAACTAAAACAGTCCCATTGTGTTGTACAAATGCCGTTGACTCGGCAATCCATTCTGTCCATTTCTTAAACAGAACCCTCCCATCACCTGCTTTTCTCCTTTTGCTTTTAAATCCTTTACAGCTTCTTAACAAGCTCAGCCCACTTGTCAGTGGAGAAGGACTTGGGTCGCTCGATGGGGGCACCGAGAGCGCGGTCAATGATGAGCTGGGGAAGGACACCAATGGCACGGGAGACACCGAAGAGGACGGTGTAGTAGTTAGCCTCAGTGAGACCGTAGTACTGGAGGAGGACACCGGAGTGGGCGTCAACGTTAGGGTAGgggttcttggtcttgccgTGCTCAGTGAGGACACCGGGGGCGATCTTGTAGACCTGAGAGACGAGCTTGAACATGGGGTCGTTGGGCATCTTCTCTTGGGCAAAAGTGCGCTGAGCCATGTAACGAGGGTCAGTCTTTCGGAGAACGGCGTGGCCGTAACCGGGGACGACACGGCCGGCGTTGAGGGTGGACCAGAGGTAGTCagtgatggccttgtcgctaAGGTCATCGCCAACGGACTTCTTGAACTCGGTGAGCCAGTTGAGGACCTCCTGGTTAGCAAGACCGTGGAGGGGACCAGCAAGACCGTTGAGACCAGCGGCGAGAGAGAGGAAGGGGGAGCTGAGAGCAGAGCCGACAAGGTGAGTGGTGTGGGCAGAGACGTTGCCACCCTCGTGGTCGGTGTGGATGGTCAGGTAAAGACGCATAAGCTCAACGAAGTCGGCGTTGTCGGCGAAGCCAAGCTGGTTGGCGAAGTTGAAGGAGTAATCCTTGTCCTTCTGGATGGCAGCGACCTTTCCGCCCTTGAAGACGTTCTGGTAGATGCGAGAAGCGATGTTGGGGAGCTTAGCAATGAGGTCCATAGAGTCCTCAAAGGTGTATCCCCAgtactccttcttgttgatacCCTTGGCGTAGGCCTTGGCGAAGCTGGAGGTGTGCTCGAGAGCAGTAACGGCCAGGGAGAACTGAGCCATGGGGTGGAGGTCGGTAGGGCAGTGGTCGATGAGCTCCTCGACGAACTTGGGGAGATCGGAGCGGGCAGCCCACTCAGCGGAGAGGTCGCGGACCTGCTGCTCAGTAGGGACCTCACCAGTCAGGAGAAGCCAGAAGAGACCTGTGCAGTTCGTGTTAGTATTGATGGCGTACACATCTATGATCGAATTTTACTTACCCTCAGGAAGGGGCTCCTTGCCACCGGGGGCCTTGGGGAGAAGCTCCTGGCACTCGGGGATGGTCTTGCCACGGAATCGGATACCCTCCTCAGAGTCGAGGACGGAACCCTCCCAAACAAGGGCCTTGATGCCACGGGCACCACCGTAAACCTGGTCAAGAGTGACCTTGTCAACGACCTTGGAACCATGCTCCCTGCGAGGACGTTAGCTAAAGAGCTCAATCGACTGTAGGTTTACCCTCGATTCGCAAAGTAGACATGAGGCTCGGGGTGGATCCAAGCTTCGGCCAACAATGAACCGAGGGAGAGAATGCGACTGACTTTCGGAGGGCCTTGACCTGCTCAATCTTCTCGGGCAGGAGTTCGGCGAATCGCTCCTTCAAGGTCTATGAGGTTGACAATTGTTAgcatgttgttcttgtatCATGTCCTAGCTGTCCTTTGTGTTCGCCAATTGATCATGACGTTTATGGGTAGCAGGATTTTTGGGACTCGACTTTATCCGAGGTTAGACAAAACATACTTGGGTCTTGGCGGAGTAGCATCGAATGGCGTTGAAGGCAGAGCCATTGACGGGAGAGGAGCGGAGGGAAGCCCGGAGGGCAGCGTTGCTGAGACGAGCGactgaagccattgtgaaggGAGGATAGATATGCAANNNNNNNNNNNNNNNNNNNNNNNNNNNNNNNNNNNNNNNNNNNNNNNNNNNNNNNNNNNNNNNNNNNNNNNNNNNNNNNNNNNNNNNNNNNNNNNNNNNNNNNNNNNNNNNNNNNNNNNNNNNNNNNNNNNNNNNNNNNNNNNNNNNNNNNNNNNNNNNNNNNNNNNNNNNNNNNNNNNNNNNNNNNNNNNNNNNNNNNNNNNNNNNNNNNNNNNNNNNNNNNNNNNNNNNNNNNNNNNNNNNNNNNNNNNNNNNNNNNNNNNNNCAAAAAAAGGCGCAGGCAGGCAGGACGAGACTTGATTGAGGGATGCACAAAAATTACCTTACTGTGACATTGCCTCTCACCTTGGCTCTACCTTAGCTGCGAGTACCTTTACCTCTTTGCCTTAACCGTCCAGGCTAGGTCTCATTCTGAACTTCGGGGACCGGGGGTACGGGGGggtcatggatggatgaagcATCAAGCGGAGCGGGACTTATGGGGCAGATAGCCCGGTTTTCCCTCTACATTGACGGACTTACAGGGGGTCGGCTaacacttttttttttctcttctgtgCCTCTGCCTCGCTTGCCAGGGGTGTTGTGTCGTTTCTGGGGACAACCgttgttgttttcttttcttttgcctcTGCCATGAAGACGACATGTTGACAACTTAGAGGTACCTGTAGCTTGGTATCGTAGATGGTATACCTCTGCGGGGCAGGTTCAGAGCTTCAAGCCATTCTTACCTAGCTAAACTGTCATTGAGGTCACTTGGAGAGCTGACTTTGGGTTCAGTGCAGCTTGTGCAAACTAATCTGAGAGCAATTGTACAGTAGATTACATCACATCAGAGCTCGCTACAGCTCGCTACAGCAAAGCACAGCACCCTCTTTTTAACATGCCTAGCTATCATTCCGTCATCAATTGCTTGCTGAGAGTTAGTATTTGCTAATACATGTTTCTTGATGTTATTAAAACTTAGTGTTACCAGCAGACCCTCCAAAGTAGCTCAGAGTGCCTCATCGGATATACACATGGAGAGCACAGCTACCAAGGTACATACTAGAGAGTACAAACTATCGGATGGATCCATTGATTGCCATGctgtcctcttcttttgatgAGGTTGCACAAGCCAGGAAAAAATAACTGAGCTactgctgaggaggagcatTTACCGCGGGGCCACCCCAACCTGCGAGCCCCAAAATTTCAGTCCAatccttgtctctcttctccgGCCTCCTCCAATTCGATGCCTTCAAGTTCAAGCCCTCCCGTTCCCCCAAATGGCCGAACAAAGAAATAAAAAGGATGGGACCCCAACCAACCAATCTACAGGTCTAGTCCTGCGTAGCTTCGATCTGATTCAAACCAAAAGAGAGATGGCTTACGGCTGCATCTCGGCACCAGACTCAGTATCTCTTTACCATGGATGTGTCTTGTACAAGTGAGTATCAGAACCTAACTTGAGTTAAAGTACCGCAAATTTAAATTCGACACCTATCCAACAAGGTTCTACTCATATTGCCTATTGTTTGTTTACATTCGTTGTCGAGTCCAcgtccatcatgacaactccGGAACTGCTGTTCACTTACTCGCTTGTTTCCCTGGTTCATGATAATGTACCGTATGGACTGCAGAATATTATCGTTTGACTCCACTGAACAAGTGGAGATAGCATCCCAATGGATCTCTCTCTTTGGCTCATGCTTCGGGGGACCTCGGTCATGCTGGCAGTTGTTAAAATTTGACGTCAGACCCTAGGATGGGTTGTTGAATATTGACACTCGATACTAGAGCCAGATACATCCCAGGGTGTGACAGAGGATATTCAGGGTGCAAAATCAATGGATCAGGAACTATTCTGATTCGTATCAAGCCTCACTTCAGCGGTCAAGTTAGCATAGCATAACCAACTTCTTAGTAAAGACGCCTGGAAACTACCATGCCCCATCGCCGGGCCTCCGAGTTGAGCGCCGCAGAACTTCGGAGTCCCGAAGCTTCCATTCCACCGGGTAGCCGATGTTTTCACTTACCGTACTGGTCATCCGAAGGTTTTTGATAGCCATCGATGAGCTCGAGAGGAGGATAATGATTTCCACACTTAGACTGCAAGGCCTTGGTTGTGCCCTGTTCATTTCATTCAAGCACTCAACTCGGTATTTCCGATCGCCCGGTCACCTCGGCTGGTTATGAACCACCAACATCGGTTATTCTTGACTTGTGATCTCCCTCATGATACAGTCTTTTGGGAATAAAGTAGCTTGGCATTTCTTTTCGATTCTTGTCATGTATTTTGAAACCCATGGCGTGTGTACCGTGGGACTTCAGGATTCTATTATTAATATTTAGCTATATGTTTCACCAACCGCTTCTAAGTTCCGGCGCCTACGGCTTGTAGGATGGATTTGATACATAGAAAGACTCACTTATTGTAGAGGCGCTTAGACAAGGCTTGTGCTTTTAACTACTTTCTTTTACGTACACGTTGTGTAAACGGGATTGCTTTCCTTTTGAGAATGGTCTTTGaccatgtttgtttctgttggtcAAGGTTCTATCGCACACTAATGGAACTTGATACGGATTCAGCACGGGTATAAAATATCGGACAAAGGAAGTGAAGGGCTACTACCTTGTAGGGGCTATAATGAGAGCTAAACAAAGAAGTACTCGAATTTTGAATAACTTTAGCAAACCAACAGTGACTAGGTAGTAGATATTTCTCTTGAGAAGTGAATTCCATGTCCAAAAGTCAGCGActacaaaacaaaagaaaggcTATCGTGTAAAACACATTCACGTGACTCTGATGTTCTGTCAGCTTCAAGATTTTCTCCTCTGACACCGGATAAACTGGCAGCGGAACGGGGAGAGGGTTTTGGCTTACAGGGAAGAGTTAAAAGGGCTGCCCCACCTGTCACGGTCACTCGACTCAGCTTTTCTCCTCCCACTTCATCAATcactccatcatcgccctccGGTCGCGACATTCATCACATCACCTCATCGGAGCGAGCTcacaacgacgacgacgacaacaacaacttctcTGTGCTGCTAGGCCAGAAACCATTTCCCGTGCTTTTATTCATTTTCCTCGACTTTTTGTCTCCGAGACTGATAAATCTGTCCaacaggacaggacagggcagTCTTATCTCTACCTATTAGGTCTGGCTTGGCTCTTTTTGCCGCTGCACAATCTTGTGACTCGCTCGTCGCGCTTCTGACgcaaagcaaacaaacaaacagtAGAAGAGCTTTATCTCGCACAAGTCGTACCGTATCGTACTCTTGAGGCCTGCATCCGCTCGTATTATTTTGCGCCGCAGATCTTCAGCTGATAACCTACGTACCTACCTTATTTGTTGGGCTGCTCTCGTACTACTTCTCCGCCGGTCGCGACTGCGtaaaaaagagaaagaaaaagaaatctCTACCCGCCCACCTACTAAAGGAAGGACCCGCTTAAGCTTTTTCTTCGTACCTGAACATCAGCAAAAGATTTTTTTGCACTGGGGGAcatattcttcttctactaTCTCGCTTTGCTCCTCTTCCGTGCTGCAAGCATTCTCTCGCAGGTGGTGACGCCTACTTCTGGACTTTTGCTCTCTTGGACCTTTCTGGAGTGCATCTTAAGGCATCGCGCGTAGTTCGTTGACTACTGCAGTCTAACACAAACAACACACCTACACTGCATCACAGCAATCCAACCCAAATCAAACAATCATGGCTTCCGCTGTCGCGGATTTAGAGGCTGGTCTTCAGGCCATGCTCAACCTAAAACCACCAGGTGTATCTGGATCTCGCATCACCAGTTTGACATCACTTTGTGTTTCCAACATTCAGGTAAGACTATAACAAGCATTGATATGTTGCTTTGCCAAATCAATCCAACCAAATACTAACTGCCTATCCTTGCAGTCTGAATCAGTCCTTATTCAAAAAATCTTCACACACTTCAAGAAGGCACCTGGAACACACAAGTTGGGGGTACTCTACGTCGTAGACTCTGTAACCCGAAAATGGCTCGAGCAAGCCAAGGCACAGGCGCAGGCAATAGACAGCTCTGCCCCGGATGGAACCTACGCCGCTGGCGTCAACCGAGTGACAGAACTCATGCCTGTTTTGATGAATGACATCCTGCAATCCGCCCccaaagaacaaaaggtACGCATATTTGACAATTACCCTTGTAGCTGGCAATTCGCGAGTGCCATACACCGATCATCGTGGGGCACCTTGCAGAGCGCCCTTACGGGCATCCATCTCGCTTCTTGACATATTTGACCTCCGTACTATTATTTTGGATCGTAACTCACACATAGTCCACTGTGTAGGACAAGATTAAGAAACTCCTTGACATCTGGGAGAAGGGTCAGACATTCCCTACACCAATGCTCGAGTCTTTCAAAGAAAAGCTCAACGCACCACAACAAAGTACGTTTTTCACGAAAGTAGCTTTCCGCCCGGCGTTTTACGCTCATGCGGCAATGCTCCGTTATCTGGTATAAGCATGTAGTCTAACACGTGTGATGTTATAGATGAGTCGACAACTCCTCCTGGCAGCCCACCTGCGAACGCCCTCGGTTCAGCTCGAGGCAGCGCTTCTGCTACTCCCGCTCCTTCAGCACCTGCTGCCCCTCCGGCTGCCAGTGGTTCATCTATTCTTGAGGCTCTAGCTAACATCGCTCGTCAAAACACAAGTGCGCCCCCAGCTAACCCCCCTGTGCCGGCTCCTACAGCATCGTATAATATGCCTGCTTCTGGGACACCTCAGCCAGTGCCATCTGCCATGCCGCCCGTATCGTATCCTTCGGCATCGCAGCCTGTGAGCATGCCATCCATGCCCTACGGTATGCCCCATATGGCGGCCCAAAATGGATATGGAGGCTCTCCTATAAACAATCCGAGTAACCCGCCTCCTAACCCGCTCAATGGGGCCTTGGCTGGAGCCGCTGCTGCGGCccctggtcttggtcttgatccaaaagcccagcagcagatcatgttgatcaaggcGCTGGCTGACCAAGGCGTTCCATTTGATAAAATTCCCGCTCTGATCCAGAGCATGACTGGCGTTGCCGTAGGCGGTGTCCCTCCCCCGGCTCAGCAAGCTATGCCGTATGCTCAGAACTCTCCTGCTCCTGCCCAGTCTGCATGGGGTTCTCTTGTAAGCAAGCCAGACGATTCGCGCATGCCAGGGTACGGTCATACAAGGTCTCCTAGATATAATGGACGCTCTCGTTCGCGATCCCCCGACCGTGGCTGGGGTGGTGTTCGTGGCTCGCCTCGAAACGGACGTGATCGCCTAGACTACGGACGTGACTCTCCTAACCGTGGCCGTCAAGATGATCGCCGTGGGGCTGATTATCGCCAGCGTAGCCCTCACGGTCACCGAGGTCGAAGCGAAACTCCCCTTCACGATCAAGGCCCGGCTGAGAAGTGGGTTGAGTACGATGCAAACCTTCCATCAGGACACATCAAAGTTTTTAGCCGGACGCTTTTTGTTGGCGGTGTCACGTAGGTGTTGCTCGATTCTATGATATGCGAAATACACTAACCATAAAAACTAGTTGCTCCGAGAGTGAATTGCGCGGCATCTTCGGTCGTTTTGGTACTGTGCAGACATGCATCGTAAATAAGGACAAGCGACATGCATTCGTCAAGATGCTAAGCCGACAGGACGCTGTCGCCGCCAAGCAGGGTACTGAGGATTCCCGTAACCTGGAAGTGCCTCTTCGTGTAAGTATCTCtattctttgtcttttgttaTAACTTGAGCTAACCTTGTCAGACTCGCTGGGGCGTTGGCTTTGGTCCTCGGGATTGCAGCGACTACTCGACAGGTGTCAGCATTATCCCTATCCACAAGTTGACGGAAGCCGATCGCAAATGGATGGTGACCGCACCCTATGGTGGTAGCGGTGGGCGTCCGATTGAGAGTGGTTTGTCGGTGGAGGAGCCCGATATTGAGATTGGCGCAGGAGTATCATCCAAGGCCATCAGCCGGCGCATGCAGACAGACAAGGGTGGTAGCAACGGGCCTAAGTCAACTCGCAACCGGGACGAGGACCTCTCTCGATGGCGCCGAAGCCGAGATAACGGCAGCAATAGTGGTAGCAACAGCGGTAGCCACCATCGCCGAGATGATCACCGTGATCTTCCGCAAGAAGGACAGGGCTCGAATCCCTCGTTCCCCTTTGGTATTGGCACCTTGCCCAACGGCATGCCTAACTTTCCCGCTGGGTTTTCATTCCCTGACCCAACCAACTAAGAACGCTTTTCATGGGAGGGATACACACAGTTCGTTAAATGATACCCCGGACACTGAGATGGGAGGATGTTTGTCGGTTTATTACTTATTCCCATGTTTGCTCTCATCCATAGGGATGATGGCGTTGGCAATTTGTTTCCAAAAAGTGCCGTCCAAGGAATGGACTTTGCAATACGGTTTCTTGCATTGCATTAAGCAGGCAGCCAGCCGGCTTCGTATAGGCGTAGAGGTGGTCAAATGTGTTTTTTTATTGTTTAATGAGGATCAGACGATCGCGTAGCTTCGTCGGCTACACGCATGAAAAGTTATTTGATGTTTCAGACAAGTTTTTCTATTGTGATGTCTCGTGAACTAAGACTTAAGCAGAGTCTGTTATGCCTAGCCAAACTCGTACGCAATTTTGCAATATATTCCAACTACATGCGAAAACCTACTCGcgtctttcttttctctctacTCTTACTATCTAATGAAGTTTTGGTGAGAAAGCCCCGAGTTTGACGGCACGACAAGATGTTAGTTTGCAATTTAATTTATTGATGAATGACAATCTAGGTTAGAAATTTGAAATAAAGAGGCCTCATACATGATTTAATCGATTATAACAGTTTCCActcttgccatcattgtATACTGACCAGATACATAAACATGACTACCTACGTTGTTGTGTTGACGTTGAATTTCTCATGTCCGTCTCCAGGGTAGTCGACGTGGAACACATCTCTGAATCATTCAGAGTGCGTATAGGCATTCCCCCAATGGAAGTCCCCATGCATTAAGGTGACCGACATAAACTGTCTGGGTGTTTGTATTATACCTGTGATAGCGTAACAGCCGGAGACTGATTACCGCTATCACGAACTTAGCTGTAGACAAAGCAGTCAACTTGCTATGACACATCAAATCTGATGGACAGATGTGCTGCAAGCACTTTATTATTTACCCTCTTTGTACCTATCTTTATATACCTTCCTTTAGATGTTGTCCTTCTAGCGGAGTGCGTTGTAGTTAGTCGTTAATTGCCAGTCCGATCAGCTTGAGGGTTAAGTGATGATGCCGTGGGATGACTTTAGGGAACTCAATCACAGCTCAAGCTGAAGAGGCTATAAAGCTCCCATTCACCGGCTGTACATTGAGATATACCACCAGAAAGACCCTTTCTCGTTCTAGTTAAGCGTAGTAAGAAACGGCGGTTGTTTATATCCCTATTCAATGTTCCGAGATCCAGGTCGGAAGatggtctttgtcttttcaaGTTTGGACGAGCCTACTCTCCAGACGATGATAGAATATCATCAGTTAATTGAATTCACTATGTATTGTATCACCTTGATTCTCCGTTTTATTCTGTGCTGAAAAGTGTTGGCCAAAATAAGAAAAAATGTCCTGTCTTAAATTCAACTGGTCTTAAACACCAGATGCCGCCGAACCAAATCGCATGTCTACAAAACTCTGGCCAAGTCACATCATTAGATCTCCCTAAATACACTGATACAAGTTGAAAGAATATGGCTATTCATGCCATTTGCTTCgaaaagtcaacaacagcatgTAACTTCGCCATACTACCTACTCAACACAACTCAACCCCGTCGAGTGATTTACCCTGCAGCAACAATTACACACATCAACCTCGAACAGGAAGCCAGCCATGGCATCAATCTCGACAATTCCTAAACGGGCTCTCATCTCCCTGCATTCCCAATCTCAGCTGACCTTAGCATCACATCGATACGATACAGATCGTCGCACCGCCTCTTGGACAAGAGCCAGAGACAGTCCAGCCTTTCCGCATTCTCTCCGAGCCATGACCAAACTGGAACATGCCAAGATGGGCTATTAATCATTTCACGACGGTTCGAGTCTTGAACTAATCACCACCCGGTGACATACAGAATGGAAACGACgatcgacaacaccaccaccatcaccaccgtcGGTAGTTGAGTGCGCTGAGGTTGGTTAATGCATGGCAGTGTTACTCTGATTGTTTCAACGCAAGGATCGACAGGCAGGCAACGAAATTCCTCCCCCAAGTCGCatttggggggggggggctGGTGGTCCTGACTAGCAATTGACCGAGAGATTTCCCATCAAGCTATTATTCAATACATATTGGTATTACCTTATCATCTCACGATTTTGGCCAACGCATCGTAACAAGGTTGCGCTAGGTTCTGGAACCCCCATGGGGGTCGTTTGGGGTATAGTGCGAGGCTTCTTTTCCCCTGACTAGGTACTAGGTATCCGTAGGCAATTCACATAGGTATGAATGTTGATATGGATACCTATAGAGGCTGATAGCAGTAGTTATTGTTCGGGACATGTATTTTAgctttggttttggtttATTAGATTCATGCTATTGGTGTTTGAGACATGGTACGTAAAGTGACTCAGTTCAGTTGACTGGCTACCCTTTTTCAACATTGAAATTACCAATATATGCACGTAGATAATGAAAGCCCCCCAGACAGAATAGATAGTAGTATTATCCATGATCCACAACAAATGCATCCAAGGCGGTCTTGTATCGACTGAACTTATAGTAAAAGACAGATATTATAGTCGGTAAGTTGACTTACCGCTGCTACGTGCTACTTACCTGGG
It contains:
- a CDS encoding citrate synthase is translated as MASVARLSNAALRASLRSSPVNGSAFNAIRCYSAKTQTLKERFAELLPEKIEQVKALRKEHGSKVVDKVTLDQVYGGARGIKALVWEGSVLDSEEGIRFRGKTIPECQELLPKAPGGKEPLPEGLFWLLLTGEVPTEQQVRDLSAEWAARSDLPKFVEELIDHCPTDLHPMAQFSLAVTALEHTSSFAKAYAKGINKKEYWGYTFEDSMDLIAKLPNIASRIYQNVFKGGKVAAIQKDKDYSFNFANQLGFADNADFVELMRLYLTIHTDHEGGNVSAHTTHLVGSALSSPFLSLAAGLNGLAGPLHGLANQEVLNWLTEFKKSVGDDLSDKAITDYLWSTLNAGRVVPGYGHAVLRKTDPRYMAQRTFAQEKMPNDPMFKLVSQVYKIAPGVLTEHGKTKNPYPNVDAHSGVLLQYYGLTEANYYTVLFGVSRAIGVLPQLIIDRALGAPIERPKSFSTDKWAELVKKL